In the Parasteatoda tepidariorum isolate YZ-2023 chromosome 3, CAS_Ptep_4.0, whole genome shotgun sequence genome, one interval contains:
- the LOC107438613 gene encoding uncharacterized protein: MFARSWKKWMVWVTFATSITTLILLHNSLRLSKSFFIENDFLYYDLNKEEPITKNQTCQLPRVHPFDPSILTYLTINKPINCKERFVTITFIDDDGFLRYNLTALKLLGYDVNKLQCSYQEIVRKDDFNVEFGESKKINVNGSQVRTEFIYVSCHNFVGIPFYSNVHCHIIPTKLSLPFDGNNTLYNVLVIGIDSVSRLSFIRNLPKTYKFLKHNLNAFIFRGMTKVGDNTWPNLGAILMGKAVYGKELPKVKKPSGTYDSWPFIWKNFSEAGYATLFAEDQPAIGLFTYLRGGLRDPPTDHYLRPFWLVVQTSLLHRLSSNLCFGDTPKHLLQLKYTKEFVTKYSNLQKPFFGFSFLVEISHDYISQVTSTDEDFLHWLTDLYQSGQLNRTFLLFMSDHGHRFDPMRATLIGRIEERMPFLGLVAPQEILEAHDEIRTNLRTNEGRLTTPYDIYFTLLDILKFSVNNSSLGTNMSPRGTSLFGEIALNRTCTQAGIPDHYCVCEKEEQLTSSDPRSQKAADVVVSTINNMLEVMSNYCSKLQLAEIVRTDLLIPREEVVYNSRSYFGKNIKDGKAKGIIQKLRIIVRTIPGDALFESTISLREENQISILGDISRINKYGQQSSCIDDANLRKYCFCSSQNGVN, translated from the exons ATGTTTGCAAGATCATGGAAAAAATGGATGGTATGGGTAACTTTTGCAACTTCAATCACAACACtgattttattgcataattcATTAAGGCTTTCAAAGTCTTTTTTTATCGAGAATGATTTCCTTTATTATGATCTGAACAAAGAGGAGCCGATCACAAAAAATCAAACATGCCAACTTCCGAGAGTGCATCCTTTCGACCCATCAATATTGACATATTTAACGATCAACAAACCCATCAATTGCAAAGAGCGTTTCGTAACCATCACTTTTATAGATGACGATGGATTTCTAAGATATAACCTGACGGCATTAAAACTTCTCGGTTACGATGTTAATAAACTACAATGTAGCTATCAAGAGATAGTCCGTAAAGACGATTTCAATGTAGAATTCGGAGagtctaagaaaataaatgttaacgGATCACAAGTACGAACTGAGTTCATCTATGTGTCCTGTCATAATTTTGTCGGTATCCCATTTTACTCTAATGTTCACTGTCATATAATACCAACCAAGTTATCGTTACCTTTTGATGGGAACAATactttatataatgttttagtGATCGGCATAGACTCCGTTTCTAGATTAAGTTTCATAAGAAATTTACCGAAGACGTACAAGTTTCTTAAGCACAATTTAAACGCGTTTATATTTAGAGGAATGACTAAAGTAGGCGACAATACTTGGCCCAATCTAGGAGCCATTCTTATGGGTAAAGCTGTTTATGGCAAAGAACTTCCTAAAGTCAAAAAGCCAAGTGGAACGTATGATTCGTGGCCTTTTATATGGAAGAATTTTTCTGAAGCTGGCTATGCCACACTTTTTGCAGAGGACCAGCCAGCTATAGGTCTTTTCACGTACCTTCGTGGTGGTTTGCGTGATCCTCCTACGGACCACTACTTGCGTCCTTTTTGGCTTGTTGTGCAAACATCATTGCTTCATCGCTTAAGCTCCAATTTATGTTTCGGTGATACGCCAAAGCATCTGCTTCAGCTTAAATACACAAAAGAATTCGTTACCAAATACAGCAATTTGCAAAAGCCATTCTTTGGATTTTCATTCCTAGTAGAAATCAGTCATGATTACATAAGTCAGGTGACATCTACTGATGAAGACTTTTTACATTGGTTGACTGATTTGTACCAGTCTGGCCAGCTCAATAGaacatttctattatttatgtCTGACCACGGCCATCGCTTTGATCCAATGAGAGCTACGCTTATTGGGCGAATTGAAGAGAGAATGCCCTTTCTGGGACTAGTCGCCCCTCAGGAAATTTTAGAAGCCCATGACGAAATCAGAACTAATTTAAGAACAAATGAAGGACGATTAACGACAccttatgatatttatttcactcttttggatattttgaaattcagcgTAAACAATTCGAGTCTTGGGACAAATATGTCACCCAGGGGAACTTCATTGTTTGGAGAGATCGCGTTAAATCGAACATGTACTCAGGCAGGAATACCTGATCATTATTGCGTATGTGAAAAGGAGGAACAACTGACATCATCCG ATCCAAGATCTCAAAAGGCAGCTGATGTAGTAGTAAGCACTATCAACAACATGCTTGAAGTAATGAGTAATTATTGTTCTAAACTTCAGCTGGCTGAAATTGTTAGAACAGATCTTCTAATCCCTAGAGAAGAGGTGGTTTACAATTCTCGAAGTTATTTTGGGAAGAATATAAAAGACGGAAAAGCAAAGGGAATCATCCAGAAACTCCGAATTATTGTCAGGACTATTCCTGGCGATGCTTTGTTTGAAAGTACTATTTCACTTCGAGAAGAGAATCAGATATCAATTTTAGGCGATATAAGCAGGATCAACAAATATGGACAGCAGTCATCTTGCATCGATGATGCTAACTTAAGAAAATACTGTTTCTGTTCATCACAAAATGGAGTTAATTGA